A window of Halalkalibacillus sediminis contains these coding sequences:
- the opp4A gene encoding oligopeptide ABC transporter substrate-binding protein translates to MSKNAFAKLLFALFLASLLVIAACNSDSGEEEGGDSEDTDTEETTDDEGSEGEGSEGEEGSEEEDGSDEEASSEDGIYSIEDFDTAVSNDGEPIDGGSITYGLVTDTPFEGTLNWNFYEGTFDAEILTWFDESLLTSDENYNYTQDGAATYEVDDENNVITFTIGDDVNWHDGEPVTAEDWAFSYEVIGDPNYPGVRGSTPGFTLIEGYNEYKEGSADSISGLNVVDEKTLEITYTRLSPSLLTGGIWTYPMAKHIFEGMAIEDIPGSAEVREEPIGFGPFKVETITPGESLTLSAYEDYWRGEPNLDEVTLKVVDPGVIVNALETGDVDMVSSFPVDQYPANADMSNVEFLGDVDLAYTYIGFKLGHWDEEAGEVVYTPEEMKMGDKDLRKAMWHAVNNDAVGEQFYNGLRWAGTTLIPPSHPDYHDDSIEAPGYDVEEANRLLDEAGYEDVNGDGFREDPEGEELVINFASMSGGDTAEPLAQYYIQSWGEVGLNVQLTDGRLLEFNSFYDRVEADDEAIDIYQGAWGVGYDVDPSGLYGRTASFNFPRYASEENDELLEAGVSDKAFDVEYRQDIYSQWQELMVEEIPVFPTLYRSLVLPVNNRVVNYDMGVGSGVYLSELGVTAEESETAE, encoded by the coding sequence ATGAGCAAGAATGCATTTGCAAAACTATTGTTTGCTTTATTTCTTGCTTCCTTGCTAGTAATCGCAGCATGTAATAGCGATTCTGGTGAAGAAGAAGGTGGCGATTCTGAAGATACTGATACAGAAGAAACCACTGATGATGAAGGATCCGAGGGCGAAGGATCCGAGGGTGAAGAAGGTTCAGAAGAGGAAGATGGTTCTGACGAAGAAGCTTCAAGTGAAGATGGGATCTATAGTATCGAAGACTTCGATACTGCTGTTTCTAACGACGGCGAACCTATCGATGGAGGAAGCATAACTTATGGTCTAGTTACTGACACTCCTTTTGAAGGTACTTTGAACTGGAACTTCTATGAAGGTACTTTCGATGCTGAAATCTTAACATGGTTTGATGAAAGTCTATTAACTTCAGACGAAAACTATAACTATACTCAAGATGGTGCAGCTACGTATGAAGTTGATGATGAAAATAACGTAATCACTTTTACTATCGGTGATGACGTTAACTGGCACGATGGAGAGCCTGTTACAGCTGAAGACTGGGCGTTCTCTTACGAAGTAATTGGTGACCCTAACTATCCTGGTGTGCGCGGTAGTACTCCTGGGTTCACATTAATTGAAGGTTACAATGAGTACAAAGAAGGATCTGCAGATTCAATCTCAGGTTTGAATGTTGTTGATGAAAAAACTCTTGAAATCACATATACTCGTTTATCACCATCTCTATTAACTGGTGGTATCTGGACTTACCCTATGGCTAAACATATCTTTGAAGGTATGGCTATAGAAGACATCCCTGGTTCTGCTGAAGTACGTGAAGAACCAATCGGTTTTGGTCCATTTAAAGTTGAAACGATCACTCCAGGTGAATCTCTAACTTTATCTGCTTACGAAGACTACTGGAGAGGCGAGCCTAACTTAGATGAAGTAACACTTAAAGTAGTTGACCCAGGTGTAATCGTAAACGCTCTTGAAACTGGAGATGTTGACATGGTTTCAAGTTTCCCTGTTGACCAATATCCAGCTAATGCGGATATGTCTAACGTTGAATTCTTAGGTGATGTAGACTTAGCTTATACGTATATCGGATTCAAATTAGGTCATTGGGATGAAGAAGCTGGAGAAGTTGTTTATACTCCAGAAGAAATGAAAATGGGTGACAAAGATTTACGTAAAGCTATGTGGCATGCCGTGAATAACGATGCTGTAGGTGAGCAGTTCTACAACGGACTTCGTTGGGCTGGTACTACACTAATTCCACCATCCCACCCGGATTATCATGATGATTCAATTGAAGCACCAGGATACGATGTGGAAGAAGCTAATCGTCTATTAGACGAAGCTGGCTACGAAGATGTTAATGGTGATGGATTCCGTGAAGACCCTGAAGGTGAAGAGTTAGTAATTAACTTCGCATCTATGTCAGGTGGAGACACTGCTGAACCATTAGCACAGTACTACATCCAATCATGGGGCGAGGTTGGACTTAACGTTCAACTTACTGACGGTCGTCTATTAGAGTTCAACTCTTTCTACGATCGTGTAGAAGCTGATGATGAAGCAATCGATATCTACCAAGGTGCATGGGGTGTAGGTTATGATGTTGACCCATCTGGTCTTTATGGCCGTACGGCATCATTCAACTTCCCACGTTACGCAAGTGAAGAAAACGATGAGCTATTAGAAGCTGGTGTATCTGACAAAGCGTTCGACGTTGAATATCGTCAAGATATTTACAGCCAGTGGCAAGAACTAATGGTTGAAGAGATTCCTGTATTCCCAACTCTTTACCGTTCTCTAGTTCTTCCAGTTAACAACCGTGTAGTTAACTACGACATGGGTGTTGGATCTGGAGTTTACCTAAGCGAATTAGGTGTAACTGCTGAAGAGTCAGAAACAGCTGAATAA
- a CDS encoding acetyl-CoA C-acetyltransferase produces MKRTVIVAGARTPFGKFGGALAPLTAAQLGGIAIKEAMKRANIEPTEVNEVIMGSVLQGGQGQLPSRQAMRNAGIPWETKTETVNKVCASGMRSATLGDMMIRLGEEEVVIAGGMESMSNAPYFLPTARWGMRMGDQKAVDMMVHDGLTCSFENVHMGTYGNRTANKYELTREAQDEWAVRSHERAGKAIENGIFKEEIVPVEVPQRKKDPLLVDTDEAPRKGTTVESLAKLRPAFDKDGTITAGNAPGINDGAAAMVLMSEEKAKATGQTPLATIIAHEEVAVEADRFPETPGIVINKLLEKTDYTIDDIDLFEVNEAFAAVSLASGKIAGLDPEKVNVNGGAVALGHPIGASGARIVLTLAYELKRRGGGVGIASICSGGGQGDAVLIEVPKS; encoded by the coding sequence TTGAAAAGAACAGTAATAGTAGCAGGTGCAAGAACGCCTTTTGGTAAATTTGGAGGGGCTTTGGCTCCACTAACTGCAGCACAGTTAGGTGGCATAGCAATCAAAGAAGCGATGAAGCGTGCAAACATCGAACCTACAGAAGTGAACGAAGTAATCATGGGTTCTGTACTTCAAGGTGGGCAAGGACAATTACCTTCTAGACAAGCAATGAGAAACGCTGGAATTCCTTGGGAAACCAAAACAGAAACGGTTAACAAAGTGTGTGCTTCTGGTATGCGTAGTGCAACACTTGGAGATATGATGATCCGCCTTGGCGAAGAAGAAGTTGTAATTGCTGGTGGAATGGAAAGCATGTCGAACGCTCCATACTTCCTCCCTACAGCTCGTTGGGGAATGAGAATGGGCGATCAAAAAGCTGTCGATATGATGGTTCATGACGGTTTGACTTGTTCATTTGAAAATGTACACATGGGAACATACGGAAATCGTACAGCTAATAAATACGAATTGACACGCGAAGCTCAGGATGAGTGGGCAGTACGTAGTCATGAACGAGCAGGAAAAGCGATAGAGAACGGTATTTTTAAAGAAGAAATTGTACCAGTTGAAGTACCTCAGCGTAAAAAAGATCCTTTGCTTGTAGACACGGATGAAGCTCCACGCAAAGGGACGACTGTCGAATCATTAGCTAAATTGCGTCCAGCTTTCGATAAAGATGGAACAATTACAGCTGGGAATGCGCCTGGTATCAACGATGGTGCAGCTGCGATGGTACTGATGTCTGAGGAAAAAGCGAAGGCAACAGGTCAAACTCCACTTGCGACAATAATTGCACATGAAGAGGTTGCAGTTGAGGCTGACCGTTTCCCTGAAACGCCAGGAATCGTCATCAACAAACTATTAGAAAAAACGGACTATACAATAGATGATATCGATCTTTTCGAAGTGAACGAAGCATTCGCTGCAGTTTCACTTGCTAGTGGAAAAATTGCCGGCCTTGATCCGGAAAAGGTGAACGTCAACGGTGGTGCTGTAGCACTTGGACACCCAATCGGTGCAAGTGGAGCGCGCATTGTATTGACGCTTGCTTATGAATTAAAACGTCGCGGTGGTGGCGTAGGTATCGCTTCGATTTGTTCCGGCGGCGGACAAGGTGATGCAGTATTGATTGAAGTACCTAAAAGTTAA
- a CDS encoding 3-hydroxybutyryl-CoA dehydrogenase, which produces MSIKKVMVIGAGQMGAGIAQVFAQSEFEVKLNDISEESLQKGLATIEKFLSKSVEKERMTEDDKTATLNRIETTTTLRDAHDCDLVIEAVVENMDVKTKVFQQLDQITPKHAILATNTSSLPITDIAAVTDRPDQVIGMHFMNPVPIMKLVEVIRAIQTSDETYQTIEEAAKALNKSPVEVNDYPGFVSNRVLMPMINEAIYTVFEGVAEPDAIDDVMKMGMNHPMGPLQLADFIGLDTCLYIMEVLHEGFGDSKYRPCPLLRKYVSAGWLGKKSGRGFYVYE; this is translated from the coding sequence ATGTCGATCAAAAAAGTAATGGTCATTGGCGCGGGGCAGATGGGCGCTGGTATTGCTCAAGTGTTCGCGCAATCAGAGTTTGAAGTGAAGCTAAATGACATATCAGAAGAGTCACTACAAAAAGGGCTTGCGACAATTGAAAAGTTCCTTTCAAAAAGTGTCGAAAAGGAACGTATGACGGAAGATGATAAGACGGCAACGCTCAACAGAATTGAAACGACAACTACCCTTCGTGATGCGCATGATTGTGATCTTGTCATTGAAGCGGTTGTTGAAAATATGGACGTAAAAACGAAGGTATTCCAACAACTAGACCAAATCACACCAAAACATGCGATTCTAGCGACGAACACTTCTTCTCTACCAATCACGGACATTGCGGCTGTGACTGACCGTCCAGATCAAGTAATCGGGATGCATTTCATGAATCCAGTACCAATTATGAAGCTGGTTGAAGTGATCCGTGCAATCCAAACATCTGATGAAACGTATCAAACGATTGAAGAAGCAGCGAAAGCTTTAAACAAATCACCAGTAGAAGTAAATGACTACCCAGGTTTCGTTTCTAACAGAGTGTTGATGCCGATGATCAACGAAGCGATCTACACGGTATTCGAAGGGGTTGCAGAACCCGACGCAATCGATGACGTAATGAAAATGGGTATGAATCATCCGATGGGGCCACTGCAACTAGCTGACTTTATCGGTTTAGATACGTGTTTATACATTATGGAAGTACTCCATGAAGGATTTGGCGACAGTAAATATCGTCCATGTCCGCTACTAAGAAAATATGTTAGCGCTGGCTGGTTAGGTAAGAAATCTGGCCGCGGCTTCTATGTGTACGAATAA
- a CDS encoding acyl-CoA dehydrogenase, with product MNLNFTEEQEMMRKMVRDFAQKEVAPAVERMEAEDRFPEEIVNKMGELGLMGIPIPEEAGGSGMDYTSYIIAIHELSKVSAAVGVILSVHTSVGTFPILSFGNDEQKSHYVPKLASGEYLGAFALTEPGAGSDAGSLKTRAVKDGDDYILNGSKVFITNGEYADVYIVFAKTDSDADSKGISAFIVEKGTPGFEVNKAEKKMGLHGSSTVPLTFDNCRVPAKQLLGKEGEGYKIALANLNIGRIGIAAQALGIAEAALDAATDYAKEREQFGKPIAKHQGVSFKLADMATAVEASKLMIYNAASMHQAGINCAREASMAKKFASKTAVDTSIEAVQVFGGYGYTEDYPVERYFRDAKITQIYEGTTEIQNLVISRHLLK from the coding sequence ATGAATTTGAATTTCACCGAAGAGCAGGAAATGATGCGCAAAATGGTGCGTGATTTCGCACAAAAAGAAGTAGCTCCTGCAGTTGAACGAATGGAAGCGGAAGATCGTTTCCCTGAAGAAATCGTGAACAAGATGGGTGAGCTCGGGCTCATGGGCATTCCGATTCCAGAAGAAGCTGGTGGATCAGGAATGGACTATACATCTTACATCATCGCGATTCATGAGTTGTCGAAAGTGAGCGCGGCTGTAGGGGTAATCCTTTCAGTCCACACATCAGTAGGAACGTTCCCTATACTTTCGTTCGGAAATGACGAACAGAAATCCCACTATGTTCCCAAACTTGCTTCTGGAGAGTATCTAGGCGCATTTGCCCTTACAGAACCAGGTGCGGGTAGTGACGCTGGTAGCCTTAAGACACGAGCAGTAAAAGATGGCGACGATTATATTTTGAATGGTTCAAAGGTATTCATCACGAATGGTGAATACGCGGATGTCTATATCGTCTTTGCGAAAACTGATTCCGACGCTGATAGCAAAGGTATCTCAGCTTTCATCGTGGAAAAAGGTACACCAGGATTCGAAGTGAATAAGGCTGAGAAAAAGATGGGTCTTCACGGTTCAAGTACAGTTCCACTAACTTTCGATAACTGTCGTGTACCAGCGAAACAGCTTCTTGGAAAAGAAGGCGAAGGCTATAAAATCGCGCTTGCAAACTTGAATATCGGTCGTATCGGAATTGCTGCGCAAGCTTTAGGTATTGCTGAAGCGGCGCTTGATGCAGCGACGGATTACGCAAAAGAGCGTGAACAGTTTGGTAAGCCGATCGCCAAGCATCAGGGAGTATCTTTTAAATTAGCTGATATGGCAACTGCTGTAGAAGCTTCCAAGTTGATGATCTACAATGCTGCGTCTATGCACCAAGCAGGGATTAATTGTGCAAGAGAAGCATCAATGGCGAAGAAATTCGCATCGAAAACAGCAGTCGATACTTCGATTGAAGCTGTCCAAGTTTTCGGAGGATACGGCTATACAGAGGATTACCCAGTAGAACGTTATTTCCGTGATGCTAAAATCACTCAAATTTACGAAGGAACGACTGAGATCCAGAACCTAGTTATCAGTCGTCATTTACTAAAATAA
- a CDS encoding acyl-CoA dehydrogenase — MNFQLTEEQEMLRRMVRDFAKKDVEPTAAERDEEERFDRDIFDKMAGLGLTGIPWPEEYGGIGSDFVSYAIAVEELSRVCASTGVTLSAHISLASWPIYTYGNEDQKKNFLQRLATGEALGAYALSEPGAGSDVSSMKTSAKKDGDDYILNGSKVWITNGGVADIYVVFAKTDADAKHKGISAFIVEKGTDGFSFGKKEEKLGIRSSPTTELIFENCRLPKENLLGEEGDGFKIAMTTLDGGRNGIAAQAVGIAQGALDAATDYAKEREQFGKPIAHNQGISFKLADMATEVEASRLLTYQAAYNESEGIPYQKESAMAKLFAGDTAMKVTVEAVQVFGGYGYTKDYPVERYMRDAKITQIYEGTQEIQRLVIGRMVTK, encoded by the coding sequence ATGAATTTTCAATTGACGGAAGAGCAGGAAATGCTTCGCAGAATGGTTCGTGACTTTGCGAAAAAAGATGTAGAACCGACAGCGGCAGAACGTGATGAAGAAGAGCGTTTCGACCGCGATATTTTTGATAAAATGGCGGGCTTAGGCCTGACAGGAATTCCTTGGCCTGAAGAGTACGGTGGGATCGGATCTGACTTCGTCAGCTATGCGATTGCAGTAGAAGAATTGTCGCGTGTGTGTGCATCAACGGGTGTAACGTTATCAGCACATATCTCGCTAGCGAGCTGGCCGATCTATACTTACGGAAACGAAGATCAGAAGAAAAACTTCTTACAGCGTTTAGCGACAGGTGAAGCTCTAGGTGCGTATGCATTGTCTGAACCAGGTGCAGGAAGTGACGTTTCTTCCATGAAGACTTCTGCGAAAAAAGATGGCGACGATTACATCTTAAACGGAAGCAAAGTATGGATTACGAACGGTGGCGTTGCTGACATTTATGTCGTTTTCGCTAAAACAGATGCGGATGCGAAACATAAAGGAATCTCTGCATTCATCGTTGAGAAAGGCACGGATGGTTTCTCATTCGGTAAGAAGGAAGAGAAGCTAGGAATCCGTTCGTCTCCAACTACGGAATTAATTTTTGAAAACTGCCGTCTGCCAAAAGAAAATCTTCTAGGTGAAGAAGGCGATGGATTCAAGATCGCAATGACGACACTTGACGGTGGACGTAACGGTATCGCTGCACAGGCAGTCGGTATTGCACAAGGAGCTTTAGATGCTGCGACAGATTACGCGAAAGAACGCGAACAGTTCGGTAAGCCTATTGCGCACAACCAGGGAATCAGCTTCAAACTTGCTGACATGGCGACAGAAGTGGAAGCTTCTCGTCTATTGACTTACCAAGCTGCTTACAATGAATCTGAAGGAATCCCTTATCAGAAAGAATCAGCAATGGCGAAACTATTTGCAGGGGACACAGCGATGAAAGTGACTGTTGAAGCTGTACAAGTCTTTGGTGGTTATGGTTATACGAAAGATTACCCTGTCGAGCGTTACATGCGCGATGCGAAAATTACACAGATCTATGAAGGAACTCAAGAGATCCAGCGCCTAGTAATAGGTCGTATGGTGACAAAATAA
- the meaB gene encoding methylmalonyl Co-A mutase-associated GTPase MeaB, with protein MEQLAKRVADQDQRALARAITYIENDHPDKLELMQQLNQQKKQSQYIGITGSPGAGKSSLVDALITKLRADDKTVAIIAVDPTSPFSGGALLGDRARMHKHFSDPDVFIRSMATRGSLGGLARATKDAIRACNAYGFDYIFIETVGVGQSELDIMKVADTTAVVLTPNSGDIIQVFKAGIMEIADLFVLNKADLPGVNKLKNQLGDLIHIAGHRGFEPPIIKTSVTENEGINDLLDAFNRHWTYLEETDAGQKQRQQQLEYEVYELIQDSLWKDVEHFIQSDETRQEELRSATDPYTLAKSWLDEWHNQRKGDSDG; from the coding sequence ATGGAGCAACTGGCGAAGCGGGTGGCTGATCAGGACCAGCGTGCACTTGCGCGAGCGATCACGTATATCGAGAATGATCACCCAGACAAACTCGAGCTCATGCAACAATTGAATCAGCAAAAAAAGCAGTCTCAATATATCGGGATTACGGGTTCACCAGGAGCGGGCAAAAGTTCACTGGTCGACGCTTTGATCACGAAGCTTCGAGCTGACGATAAAACCGTTGCCATCATCGCCGTCGATCCGACGAGTCCTTTCAGTGGAGGGGCGCTTTTAGGTGACCGAGCCCGTATGCATAAGCATTTCTCGGATCCTGACGTGTTTATTCGGAGCATGGCGACCAGAGGCTCACTCGGAGGTCTAGCACGTGCGACGAAAGATGCAATTAGAGCTTGTAATGCCTATGGATTCGACTATATTTTCATCGAAACAGTCGGTGTCGGCCAGTCCGAACTCGATATCATGAAAGTCGCTGATACGACTGCGGTGGTGCTCACCCCGAACAGTGGGGACATCATCCAAGTATTCAAAGCAGGTATCATGGAAATCGCCGATCTTTTCGTATTAAATAAAGCAGATCTTCCAGGTGTTAATAAGCTTAAAAACCAGCTTGGCGATTTGATTCATATCGCCGGGCATCGTGGTTTCGAGCCACCGATCATCAAGACCAGTGTCACTGAAAATGAAGGCATCAACGACTTGCTAGATGCCTTCAACAGACATTGGACATACTTAGAAGAAACAGATGCAGGTCAGAAACAGCGCCAGCAACAACTAGAATATGAAGTCTATGAATTGATCCAAGACTCTTTATGGAAAGATGTCGAGCACTTCATTCAATCAGATGAGACTCGGCAAGAAGAGCTCCGATCGGCAACAGACCCTTATACACTAGCCAAAAGTTGGTTGGATGAGTGGCATAACCAGAGGAAGGGTGATTCAGATGGTTAA
- a CDS encoding TetR/AcrR family transcriptional regulator yields MVKRIASSIKDKKLIERRRAELHKGAVQLFKEKGFHRATTREIAKAAGFSIGTLYEYIRTKEDVLFLVCDAIYDEVKARMENVIDTTATSEEALYQAVESYFQLMDDMQDEVLILYQEVKALPKDAQEYVLEKEREMLGMFEEVISNGFPNLLSPQEINLVANNLLIQGQMWSFRRWALQKDFSLEEYTNVQFQLLKSQLAHQAQQKGGTNDAAARSV; encoded by the coding sequence ATGGTTAAACGCATCGCTTCATCCATCAAAGATAAGAAATTGATAGAAAGAAGGCGGGCAGAACTCCACAAGGGAGCGGTCCAACTTTTTAAAGAAAAAGGGTTCCACCGGGCGACAACTCGTGAGATTGCGAAAGCTGCCGGGTTTAGTATCGGGACCTTATATGAGTACATTCGCACGAAAGAAGATGTCCTCTTCCTCGTGTGTGATGCGATTTACGATGAAGTGAAGGCACGAATGGAAAACGTAATCGATACGACAGCGACTTCAGAGGAAGCACTCTATCAAGCAGTGGAATCTTATTTTCAACTGATGGACGATATGCAAGATGAAGTGTTGATTCTGTATCAAGAAGTGAAGGCATTGCCAAAAGACGCTCAAGAATATGTGCTTGAGAAAGAGCGTGAGATGTTAGGGATGTTCGAAGAGGTGATCTCGAATGGATTTCCGAATCTTTTATCACCACAAGAGATCAATTTAGTCGCTAACAACCTATTAATTCAAGGGCAGATGTGGAGCTTCCGTCGTTGGGCGCTTCAGAAGGATTTTTCATTAGAAGAATATACGAATGTTCAGTTTCAGTTATTAAAAAGTCAGCTGGCTCATCAAGCTCAGCAAAAAGGAGGAACGAATGATGCAGCAGCAAGAAGTGTATAA